The following are from one region of the Ochotona princeps isolate mOchPri1 chromosome 15, mOchPri1.hap1, whole genome shotgun sequence genome:
- the SMAGP gene encoding small cell adhesion glycoprotein, with protein MTSFPATPPPPPEGLLTTPILQGPGTLSPEAEEASTALIAVVITVVFLTLLSVVILIFFYLYKNKGTYVTYEPAEGEPSATVQVESESAKGTEKEEYFI; from the exons TCCAGAAGGACTGCTGACAACCCCAATTCTGCAGGGCCCCGGGACCCTATCCCCAGAAGCTGAAGAAGCCAGCACAGCACTCATTGCAG TTGTCATCACCGTGGTCTTCCTCACCCTGCTCTCAGTCGTGATCTTAATCTTCTTCTACCTGTACAAGAACAAAGGCACCTACGTCACCTATGAGCCCGCAGAAGGTGAGCCCAGCGCCACAGTGCaggtggagagtgaatcagccaagGGCACAGAGAAGGAAGAGTATTTCATCTGA
- the DAZAP2 gene encoding DAZ-associated protein 2: MNSKGQYPTQQTYPVQPPGNPVYPQTLHLPQAPPYTDAPPAYSELYRPSFVHPGAATVPTMSAAFPGASLYLPMAQSVAVGPLGSTIPMAYYPVGPIYPPGSAVLVEGGYDAGARFGAGATAGSIPPPPPGCPPNAAQLAVMQGANVLVTQRKGNFFMGGSDGGYTIW; this comes from the exons ATGAACAGCAAAG GCCAATATCCGACGCAGCAGACCTACCCGGTGCAGCCTCCCGGGAACCCCGTGTACCCTCAGACCTTGCACCTCCCCCAGGCCCCACCCTACACTGATGCTCCGCCTGCCTACTCAGAG CTCTACCGTCCGAGCTTTGTGCACCCAGGAGCTGCCACGGTGCCCACCATGTCGGCTGCATTTCCTGGGGcctctctgtatcttcctatGGCCCAGTCCGTGGCCGTTGGGCCTTTGGGTTCCACTATCCCCATGGCTTACTATCCAGTCGGTCCCATCTACCCTCCGGGTTCAGCAGTGCTGGTGGAAGGAGGCTACGACGCAGGTGCCAGATTTGGAGCTGGGGCTACTGCTGGCAGCATCCCA CCTCCTCCTCCTGGATGTCCTCCTAATGCCGCTCAGCTTGCAGTCATGCAGGGGGCCAACGTCCTGGTAACTCAGCGGAAGGGAAACTTCTTCATGGGCGGCTCGGACGGTGGCTATACCATCTGGTGA